From Cucumis melo cultivar AY chromosome 1, USDA_Cmelo_AY_1.0, whole genome shotgun sequence, a single genomic window includes:
- the LOC103492711 gene encoding 54S ribosomal protein L17, mitochondrial isoform X1, translating to MRVQYRMQRSLSFASQLVKRRGFSTNSEKIVANVLFERLPIVIPKIDPVVYAFTEFRFRWQQQYRRKYPDEFLDKADARGKGDYQIDYVPAPRITEADKTNDRKSLKRALDRRLYLLLYGPSIGAPDEKPIWHFPEKVYETEETLRKCAESALKSVLGDLSHTYFVGNAPMGHMVVPPTETAQVPTLKRFFFKSQVVATDKFDIGKCEDFVWVTKDELLEHFPDQAEFFKKMIIS from the exons ATGCGTGTTCAGTATAG AATGCAGAGATCGTTAAGTTTTGCCAGTCAGCTCGTGAAGAGGCGAGGATTTTCGACGAATTCTGAGAAAATTGTAGCTAATGTACTGTTCGAGAGGCTGCCAATTGTGATTCCGAAGATTGACCCCGTGGTCTATGCATTTACGGAGTTCCG GTTTAGGTGGCAACAGCAATATCGACGCAAATATCCTGACGAATTTTTAGATAAAGCTGATGCCAG GGGAAAAGGTGACTACCAAATTGATTATGTTCCAGCTCCACGGATTACTGAAGCTGACAAAACAAACGACAGGAA GTCACTGAAAAGAGCACTTGACAGAAgactttatcttcttctctatgGTCCCTCCATTGGGGCACCTGACGAGAAACCCATCTGGCACTTTCCAGAAAAAGTTTACGAGACCGAGGAGACATTACGTAAA TGTGCAGAGTCTGCCTTGAAGTCCGTCCTTGGAGATCTTTCTCATACATATTTTGTTGGTAATGCTCCAATGGGTCATATGGTTGTACCACCTACAGAAACTGCACAAGTTCCAACTTTGAAG CGATTCTTTTTTAAATCTCAAGTGGTTGCAACCGATAAATTCGATATTGGGAAATGTGAAGATTTTGTATGGGTTACAAAGGATGAATTGTTGGAGCATTTTCCTGATCAAGCGGAGTTTTTCAAGAAGATGATCATCAGTTGA
- the LOC103492711 gene encoding 54S ribosomal protein L17, mitochondrial isoform X2, with translation MQRSLSFASQLVKRRGFSTNSEKIVANVLFERLPIVIPKIDPVVYAFTEFRFRWQQQYRRKYPDEFLDKADARGKGDYQIDYVPAPRITEADKTNDRKSLKRALDRRLYLLLYGPSIGAPDEKPIWHFPEKVYETEETLRKCAESALKSVLGDLSHTYFVGNAPMGHMVVPPTETAQVPTLKRFFFKSQVVATDKFDIGKCEDFVWVTKDELLEHFPDQAEFFKKMIIS, from the exons ATGCAGAGATCGTTAAGTTTTGCCAGTCAGCTCGTGAAGAGGCGAGGATTTTCGACGAATTCTGAGAAAATTGTAGCTAATGTACTGTTCGAGAGGCTGCCAATTGTGATTCCGAAGATTGACCCCGTGGTCTATGCATTTACGGAGTTCCG GTTTAGGTGGCAACAGCAATATCGACGCAAATATCCTGACGAATTTTTAGATAAAGCTGATGCCAG GGGAAAAGGTGACTACCAAATTGATTATGTTCCAGCTCCACGGATTACTGAAGCTGACAAAACAAACGACAGGAA GTCACTGAAAAGAGCACTTGACAGAAgactttatcttcttctctatgGTCCCTCCATTGGGGCACCTGACGAGAAACCCATCTGGCACTTTCCAGAAAAAGTTTACGAGACCGAGGAGACATTACGTAAA TGTGCAGAGTCTGCCTTGAAGTCCGTCCTTGGAGATCTTTCTCATACATATTTTGTTGGTAATGCTCCAATGGGTCATATGGTTGTACCACCTACAGAAACTGCACAAGTTCCAACTTTGAAG CGATTCTTTTTTAAATCTCAAGTGGTTGCAACCGATAAATTCGATATTGGGAAATGTGAAGATTTTGTATGGGTTACAAAGGATGAATTGTTGGAGCATTTTCCTGATCAAGCGGAGTTTTTCAAGAAGATGATCATCAGTTGA
- the LOC103492710 gene encoding methyl-CpG-binding domain-containing protein 4: MAAAARPPKTPIKSTRVPVSLFAVQCEECFKWRLISTQEEYEDIRSRMIEEPFTCQRKTDTSCEDPPDINYDTTRTWGIDKPNIPKTPEGFTRRLVLRKNFTKFDAYYVTPTGKTVRSPTEILAFVQANPQYKDIALSNFSFAVPKIMEETVPESILKEGLNSSSAKRIKKTKNESAYTE; this comes from the exons ATGGCCGCGGCCGCCAGGCCTCCCAAGACGCCGATAAAG TCAACACGAGTCCCAGTGAGTCTATTTGCTGTGCAATGTGAGGAATGCTTCAAATGGAGGTTAATAAGTACCCAAGAGGAGTATGAGGATATTAGAAGCAGAATGATAGAAGAACCTTTCACTTGCCAAAGGAAAACCGATACTTCTTGCGAAGATCCTCCCGATATTAACTATGATACAACTCGAACATGGGGAATTGATAAACCCAACATCCCAAAAACCCCAGAAGGTTTCACTAGACGTTTAGTGCTGAGAAAGAACTTCACTAAATTTGATGCTTACTATGTTACACCCACAGGGAAGACAGTGAGATCTCCAACAGAGATATTAGCTTTTGTACAAGCAAATCCTCAATACAAAGATATAGCTCTTTCAAACTTCAGTTTTGCTGTCCCAAAAATAATGGAAGAAACTGTTCCTGAAAGCATCTTGAAAGAGGGTTTAAATAGCAGCAGTGCCAAAAGaattaagaaaacaaagaatGAATCTGCCTATACCGAATGA